CATCGGGCCTGCTGACGGGCGAGGGGCACATTCCCCTGGCCGCGACGCCCGAACCGGCCTCGGCCGCCGCGATTTCCGGACTGGTCGAACCGTGCGAGACCGAATTCGATTTTTCCATGGCGGTGACGCGGGTGCTGGAAACCCCGCGCACCACCCGCCCGTACGACGATACGCAATGGCAGGCGATCCTGGAGGCCGGACGCGCGGTGGACGCCATGCTGGCGGCGGGCCATGTCGGCCTGACCATGGGGGGCGAGCCCACCTTCATCGCCGCCGCCGACATGGACGCGCCGGAATGGAACATCGACGCGCTGGGCCCGACCAAGCGCGCCTATGCCGGCCGCCTGCTGCGGCGCCTGCTGCCGCTGTGGTCGAAGGGGGCGGCGATCCAGCACGTGCTGGGCAAGCATTATCCCGGCGAGCAACTGCCGCGCTGGGCGCTGCTGTGCCACTGGCGGCGGGATGGCGAGCCGGTGTGGACCGACCCGGAACTGCTGGCCTCGGACGACGACACCGACACCGCGACCGAGCGTGACGCCGCCGCCTTCTGCGCCGCGCTGGCCGAACGGCTGCAGGTCGATCCCGACCTGGTCAGCCCGGCCTACGAGGATATCCATTACTATCTGTGGCGCGAGCACCGCCTGCCGGCCAACGTGGTGGTCGAGGACGCGAAGCTGCGCGATCCGCTGGAGCGCGAACGCCTGGCGCGGGTCTATGGCCACGGGCTGAACGTGCCGGTGGGCAGCGTGCTGCCGCTGCGGGTGGTGGTGCGCGACGGGGTGCGCCGCTGGCAGTCCGGCCGCTGGTTCTTCCGTGGCGACCTGATGTTCCTGGTCCCGGGCGATGCCCCGCTGGGCTTCCGCCTGCCGTTGCAGAGCCTGCTGTGGGCCAGCGACGCCAGCATCGACCACGACGTGGAACGCGACCCGTTCGCGCCCGTGGCCCCGCTGCCGCCCCATCCGGCGCTGGCGCGGCGGACGGGCCCCGCCCTGGACGGCATCGCCCCCGAATGGACCCGCCAGGGCGTTCCCGGCCGCGACCACGGCAGCATTCCGGGCGGCGCGGCCGGCGAGGGGCCGGCCCTGTCCGACCTGCCGGCCCTGCCGCCCTATCCCGGCGGGGGGCTGGGCCGCATGTCGCTGGACCGGGCGATGGCCGATCACCTGGTCGCCGTGGGGCAGGAGGAACCGGAACTGGTCCGCACCGCCCTGGCGGTCGAGGCAAGGGGCGGCATCCTGCATGTGTTCTTCCCGCCGCTCTACGCGGCCGAGGACTGGCTGGACCTGTGCGCGGCGGTCGAGGATACGGCCCGCGCCTTCGGCCGCAAGGTGGTGCTGGAAGGCTACCAGCCGCCACGCGACTCCGGGCTGCTGAATTTCTCGATCACGCCCGACCCGGGGGTGATCGAGGTCAACATCCACCCCGCCGCAAGCTGGGACGAACACGTCACCCGCAGCGATCAACTGTACGACCAGGCGCGGCAGGTCGGGCTGATCGCCGAGAAATTCATGGTCGACGGGCGCCATGTCGGCACCGGCGGCGGCAACCACGTGGTGATGGGCGCGGCCCGCGCGGCCGACAGCCCGTTCCTGCGCCGGCCGGACCTGCTGAAATCGCTGCTGGGCTTCTGGCACAACCACCCGTCGCTGTCCTATCTGTTCAGCGGCCTGTTCATCGGCCCGTCCTCGCAGCACCCGCGGGTGGACGAGGCCCGGGACGACAGCATTGCGGAACTGGAAATCGCCTTCGCCCAGGTGCGGCCCGGCCAGCACACGCCCCCCTGGCTGACGGACCGGCTGTTCCGCAACCTGCTGGCGGACATCACCGGCAACACCCACCGCACCGAATTCTGCATCGACAAGCTCTACGCCCCCGAAAGCGCGTCCGGCCGGCTGGGGCTGGTGGAATACCGCGCCTTCGAAATGCCGCCGCACCCCCAGATGGCGGCGGCGCAGATGCTGCTGATGCGCGCCGCGGTCGCCGCGTTCTGGAACCGGCCCTATGACCGCCGCCTGGTGCGCTGGGGCACGCGCCTGCATGACGATTTCATGCTGCCGTACTACGTCCGCCAGGATTTCGAGGACGCGATCGCCGAACTGCGCACCCTGGGCGCGCCGCTCGATCCC
This genomic stretch from Gluconacetobacter diazotrophicus PA1 5 harbors:
- a CDS encoding transglutaminase family protein, producing MTLHVALTHRTRYRYDRPVSLGPQTIRLRPAPHARTPIVSYALRIEPKPHFINWMQDPSGNYQARIVFPERVTHFDVAVDLVADMATINPFDFFLEPEAEHWPFAYDPVLAGELAPYRVRETPGPLLQALLDGLDRTEQRTVDMLVALNQQIQHRIAYVVRMEPGVWTPEETLARGQGSCRDSAWLLVQILRHLGFAARFVSGYLIQLVADQKPVTGPEGPTEDFTDLHAWAEIYLPGAGWVGLDATSGLLTGEGHIPLAATPEPASAAAISGLVEPCETEFDFSMAVTRVLETPRTTRPYDDTQWQAILEAGRAVDAMLAAGHVGLTMGGEPTFIAAADMDAPEWNIDALGPTKRAYAGRLLRRLLPLWSKGAAIQHVLGKHYPGEQLPRWALLCHWRRDGEPVWTDPELLASDDDTDTATERDAAAFCAALAERLQVDPDLVSPAYEDIHYYLWREHRLPANVVVEDAKLRDPLERERLARVYGHGLNVPVGSVLPLRVVVRDGVRRWQSGRWFFRGDLMFLVPGDAPLGFRLPLQSLLWASDASIDHDVERDPFAPVAPLPPHPALARRTGPALDGIAPEWTRQGVPGRDHGSIPGGAAGEGPALSDLPALPPYPGGGLGRMSLDRAMADHLVAVGQEEPELVRTALAVEARGGILHVFFPPLYAAEDWLDLCAAVEDTARAFGRKVVLEGYQPPRDSGLLNFSITPDPGVIEVNIHPAASWDEHVTRSDQLYDQARQVGLIAEKFMVDGRHVGTGGGNHVVMGAARAADSPFLRRPDLLKSLLGFWHNHPSLSYLFSGLFIGPSSQHPRVDEARDDSIAELEIAFAQVRPGQHTPPWLTDRLFRNLLADITGNTHRTEFCIDKLYAPESASGRLGLVEYRAFEMPPHPQMAAAQMLLMRAAVAAFWNRPYDRRLVRWGTRLHDDFMLPYYVRQDFEDAIAELRTLGAPLDPAWFAPHLAFRFPEIGAISLLGMTVELRHALEPWHTLAEEPGSGGTVRYVDSSAERVQVQVTGWVDERYVLACNGVGVPLTRTERQGEYVGGVRFKAWNPPSALHPTVGVQSPLVFDVYDSWTGRSLGGLTYHVAHPGGRNYETRPVNANEAEARRRTRFFPFGHTVGAMAAPALRRSLEQPRTLDLRRFP